In the genome of Desulfuribacillus stibiiarsenatis, one region contains:
- a CDS encoding ImmA/IrrE family metallo-endopeptidase, giving the protein MYRSILRKVNSIHAQFQIDVFPVPIHIIENIISTNKFCFSHRIKMNQMIVIDNTIISPPKIDDTADYRYKLAHELGHIILHPNNHFFETKVVHNRREKEADVFAAYFLMPDKHMLFTLNAGYQEYDWIELYGVPEKLITIRKQLIIDSLNTKLRTGEVV; this is encoded by the coding sequence TTGTACCGTAGCATTTTAAGAAAGGTTAATAGTATTCATGCACAGTTTCAAATCGATGTATTCCCCGTGCCAATTCACATCATAGAGAATATAATATCTACCAATAAGTTTTGCTTTAGTCATCGTATAAAAATGAACCAGATGATTGTCATTGATAATACGATTATATCTCCACCAAAGATTGATGATACGGCCGATTACAGATATAAATTAGCACACGAGCTCGGACATATTATCTTACATCCTAATAATCACTTTTTCGAAACAAAAGTTGTTCATAACAGACGAGAAAAGGAAGCTGATGTCTTCGCTGCATATTTTCTTATGCCCGATAAACATATGTTGTTTACCCTAAACGCCGGTTATCAAGAATATGATTGGATAGAGCTCTATGGAGTACCAGAAAAACTCATAACAATTAGAAAACAACTTATAATTGATTCACTTAATACAAAGTTAAGAACCGGGGAAGTTGTTTGA